The following coding sequences are from one Methanohalophilus halophilus window:
- a CDS encoding DNA topoisomerase I: MHLIIAEKQIAARRIASILSPKKPQKKRISGIDSYEFGNDEKTIAIGLSGHIVQLDFPPAYNNWQKVEAKELVDAELIVTPTHAKIVSALKKLGKKATKVTIATDYDREGELIGVEALNIVKGVNENIEYERAVYSAITPVSIKEAFENTTKIDFNLADAGHSRQVIDLVWGASLTRFISLASRRLGKQFLSVGRVQSPTLALIVDREKEREAFVPTPYWEIYVDLAKNGENFKIRHKKTRFWEKEEADRVFGVINNEALVSSLETSTKEDKPPTPFNTTEFIRAANSIGFTPANAMRIAESLYTNGYISYPRTDNTVYPSTIDLREQIEMFSKGHFSEYAKKLLAKKELKPTKGKKETTDHPPIFPASVAKKSQLKEDEWKLYELVVRRFFATFAENAEWETMKVSFDINEEEFRANGSRLVKPGWRWYYPYNAPEDRLFPALEEGEILPVNDKEMLDKETNPPGRYGQGRLIKMMEDMALGTKATRHEIISKLYSRAYVHGNPLQPTQTAYAVVEGLENYAPTITRPDMTSTLEEDMDRIAEGNTPEENVLQQSRDMLTDVFKELEDNREKISESLREGLRKDKIIGKCPDCGCDLIVRRSRRGSRFIGCEGYPDCTFSLPLPKSGHILVTDKTCDKHSLYHIKVKGQKKRAWDLGCPYCNYLEWKEEQKKEKAATPRPEKISDIPGIGKVTQEKLNSAGISTVDELENSDANEISKTTNIPLGKIIRWQEAVAY, encoded by the coding sequence ATGCACCTGATAATAGCCGAAAAACAAATTGCAGCAAGACGAATTGCATCTATTCTCAGTCCAAAAAAGCCGCAGAAAAAAAGGATTAGCGGTATTGACTCCTATGAGTTTGGGAACGATGAAAAAACCATAGCTATCGGACTTAGCGGACATATCGTCCAGCTCGATTTCCCTCCCGCATACAATAATTGGCAGAAGGTTGAAGCAAAAGAACTCGTAGACGCAGAACTTATTGTTACACCTACCCACGCAAAAATTGTGAGCGCCCTGAAAAAACTCGGTAAAAAAGCAACAAAGGTTACGATTGCCACTGACTACGACAGGGAAGGTGAACTTATTGGTGTTGAAGCTCTCAATATCGTAAAAGGAGTGAACGAAAACATCGAATATGAAAGGGCAGTATACAGTGCAATTACACCTGTATCTATTAAGGAAGCATTCGAAAACACTACAAAAATAGATTTCAATCTCGCAGATGCAGGACATTCAAGACAGGTGATTGATCTGGTATGGGGAGCCAGCCTCACACGTTTTATTTCCCTGGCATCCAGAAGACTTGGAAAGCAATTCCTATCAGTTGGACGTGTACAGTCACCAACCCTTGCCCTCATTGTGGACAGAGAAAAAGAGAGAGAGGCTTTTGTACCTACCCCTTACTGGGAAATATATGTGGACCTGGCTAAAAACGGAGAAAATTTCAAGATCAGGCATAAGAAAACCCGCTTCTGGGAAAAGGAAGAAGCAGACAGGGTATTTGGAGTTATTAACAATGAAGCACTGGTCTCCTCCCTGGAAACTTCCACTAAAGAAGACAAGCCACCCACGCCATTCAATACAACCGAATTCATAAGGGCTGCTAACTCGATAGGGTTTACCCCTGCCAATGCCATGAGAATAGCAGAATCCCTCTATACCAACGGTTATATTTCATACCCCAGGACTGACAATACTGTTTATCCTTCAACAATTGACCTGAGGGAACAGATAGAAATGTTCTCTAAAGGCCATTTCAGTGAATATGCAAAAAAACTGTTGGCAAAAAAAGAGCTCAAACCCACAAAGGGAAAGAAGGAAACCACAGACCATCCACCAATCTTTCCTGCATCTGTTGCGAAGAAATCCCAGCTTAAGGAAGATGAATGGAAGCTGTATGAACTGGTAGTCAGGCGTTTCTTTGCCACTTTTGCCGAAAATGCAGAATGGGAGACCATGAAGGTCAGTTTTGATATCAATGAAGAGGAATTCAGGGCAAATGGCTCCCGGCTTGTAAAGCCAGGATGGAGATGGTATTACCCCTACAATGCTCCTGAAGATCGATTATTCCCTGCTTTGGAAGAAGGGGAGATACTTCCTGTTAATGATAAAGAAATGCTTGACAAGGAAACGAATCCACCGGGCAGATATGGCCAGGGAAGGCTAATAAAAATGATGGAAGACATGGCGTTGGGAACAAAAGCCACACGTCATGAGATTATAAGCAAACTTTACTCAAGAGCATACGTGCATGGCAATCCCCTCCAGCCGACCCAGACAGCGTATGCAGTGGTGGAAGGTCTGGAAAATTATGCCCCCACGATTACCAGACCAGACATGACCAGTACTCTCGAAGAGGATATGGACCGTATTGCAGAGGGTAATACACCTGAAGAAAATGTACTGCAGCAATCCAGGGACATGCTGACAGATGTCTTTAAGGAACTGGAAGATAACCGTGAAAAAATATCCGAATCCCTCAGGGAAGGGTTGAGAAAAGACAAGATCATCGGCAAATGCCCGGATTGTGGTTGTGACCTGATCGTACGTCGCTCACGCCGGGGTTCAAGATTTATTGGATGCGAGGGATACCCTGACTGCACATTCTCCCTGCCCCTCCCAAAAAGCGGACATATCCTTGTTACCGATAAAACCTGTGATAAACACAGCCTGTACCACATAAAAGTAAAGGGGCAGAAGAAAAGAGCATGGGATCTGGGGTGTCCCTATTGTAACTACCTTGAATGGAAAGAAGAACAAAAAAAAGAAAAGGCTGCTACTCCGCGACCGGAAAAGATCAGTGATATTCCGGGTATCGGGAAAGTTACCCAGGAAAAGCTAAATTCTGCAGGTATTTCAACTGTCGATGAACTTGAAAATTCAGATGCAAATGAAATTTCAAAAACTACAAACATACCTCTGGGTAAAATTATCCGATGGCAGGAAGCAGTTGCATATTAA
- a CDS encoding TIGR00725 family protein, whose amino-acid sequence MEIQIGVIGAGSCDSEIDSLAEDVGREIAKRGAYLLCGGMEGVMEAACRGCKKEGGKTIGILPGPSANEANPYVDIAIVTDMGHARNAIIAASCDAAIAVGGEYGTLSEIALSIKNGKPVIRLCSKWDIEGTIPAHSAKEAVDIAFKQINSDYIIDIC is encoded by the coding sequence ATGGAGATACAGATTGGAGTTATCGGGGCCGGATCCTGCGACAGTGAAATCGACAGCCTTGCAGAAGATGTGGGCAGGGAGATTGCAAAAAGGGGAGCATACCTTCTTTGTGGTGGCATGGAAGGTGTTATGGAAGCTGCCTGCAGGGGATGTAAGAAAGAAGGGGGCAAAACTATTGGAATACTTCCCGGGCCTTCTGCAAATGAAGCAAACCCTTATGTTGACATCGCCATAGTAACGGACATGGGACACGCAAGAAATGCAATCATTGCGGCTTCATGCGATGCGGCTATAGCAGTTGGTGGGGAATATGGTACATTATCAGAGATTGCTTTGTCTATTAAAAACGGCAAGCCAGTCATCAGACTTTGTTCAAAGTGGGATATTGAAGGAACAATCCCTGCCCATTCGGCAAAAGAAGCAGTAGATATAGCATTTAAACAGATAAATTCAGACTACATTATTGATATTTGTTGA
- a CDS encoding DUF367 family protein, with amino-acid sequence MKEFRLHIYHARQCDPKKCTGKRLKKFDLVRLHEKIHSLPKGSILLDPMAEKALSPADCEISDIIVLDCSWNTVEEIFPKLLRRKLQHRALPYLLASNPVNFGKPFKLNSVEAFAAALYILGNKDQAENILSKFRWGHTFLELNREPLEDYSKANNSEDIIQIQNEYI; translated from the coding sequence ATGAAAGAATTCAGACTCCATATTTATCACGCCCGTCAATGTGATCCTAAAAAATGCACAGGTAAAAGACTCAAAAAATTTGATCTGGTCCGACTGCATGAAAAAATACATTCACTCCCAAAGGGATCCATCTTACTTGACCCAATGGCAGAAAAAGCTCTTTCACCTGCAGACTGTGAGATTTCAGACATTATTGTCCTTGACTGTTCATGGAATACTGTGGAAGAAATTTTTCCTAAACTGTTGCGTCGCAAGTTACAGCATCGTGCGTTGCCCTATCTACTAGCTTCAAATCCGGTGAATTTTGGCAAACCCTTTAAATTAAATTCGGTCGAAGCTTTTGCAGCGGCTTTGTATATTCTGGGAAACAAAGATCAAGCGGAAAATATTCTGTCAAAATTCCGATGGGGACATACTTTTCTGGAACTTAACAGAGAACCTCTGGAAGATTATAGTAAAGCAAACAATAGTGAAGATATTATACAAATCCAGAATGAATACATCTGA
- a CDS encoding metallophosphoesterase: MNQNKQFQANLTHARNLFREENAVIRIKELPTMIIGDLHGDLEALNTIISLKEELEPANIIFLGDYVDRGRNSAEVLSRLLELKIASPKNVFLLRGNHETKQMNEKREFFDELEDSDLFNFANIVFEEMPVAALINKKIFCVHGGIEDIRKTTAITKQNSFNYLWNDPSEIPGLNFSIRGRDIRTFGPDIVEGFLHLNDLQMIIRAHSSLDTGYKWWFGNRLLSIHSTLNNHGTPAKGAVCLIKTDQLEIYTYGKTEDGTRIIDKTRYYL, translated from the coding sequence ATGAACCAGAACAAACAATTTCAGGCCAACCTAACACATGCGAGAAACTTGTTCAGGGAAGAAAATGCAGTAATAAGAATAAAAGAACTTCCCACAATGATAATCGGAGATTTGCATGGAGACCTTGAGGCCCTGAACACGATTATTTCACTCAAAGAAGAGCTAGAACCTGCAAATATAATATTCCTGGGAGATTATGTGGATCGTGGAAGAAATTCTGCAGAAGTCCTTTCAAGATTATTGGAATTAAAGATTGCCTCACCGAAAAATGTCTTCCTCCTGAGAGGGAATCATGAAACAAAGCAGATGAACGAGAAAAGGGAATTCTTTGATGAGCTGGAAGATAGTGACCTGTTCAATTTTGCTAATATCGTGTTTGAAGAAATGCCTGTGGCAGCTTTAATAAACAAAAAAATATTCTGTGTCCACGGCGGTATCGAAGATATAAGGAAAACAACAGCTATCACAAAACAAAATTCATTTAATTATCTCTGGAATGACCCGTCTGAGATACCTGGCCTGAACTTCTCCATAAGAGGAAGAGACATACGGACCTTTGGCCCCGATATTGTGGAAGGATTCCTCCACCTTAATGACCTGCAAATGATTATTCGTGCCCATAGTTCACTGGATACAGGATATAAATGGTGGTTTGGGAATAGATTACTTTCAATACATTCAACGCTGAATAACCATGGCACTCCTGCAAAGGGTGCTGTATGCCTTATCAAAACGGATCAACTTGAAATATACACATATGGAAAAACGGAAGATGGTACAAGGATTATTGACAAAACCAGGTATTATCTTTGA
- a CDS encoding DUF5518 domain-containing protein codes for MGLIKGAVIGLIVTFVLYLVPFVNMLSPFIGGFAGAYSEVRSAWDGFLVGILMFILMVIPGFILAGFVGSLFQNIPGLMAIVTGLGAGMFVLIMLHTGIIGIIGAVLGGLLAHD; via the coding sequence ATGGGTTTGATCAAAGGTGCCGTCATAGGCTTGATAGTTACATTTGTACTTTATTTAGTTCCGTTTGTAAACATGCTTTCTCCATTTATAGGAGGTTTTGCAGGAGCTTATTCCGAGGTGCGTTCTGCATGGGATGGCTTTTTAGTAGGCATATTAATGTTCATATTGATGGTAATTCCCGGTTTCATTCTTGCAGGGTTTGTGGGCTCACTTTTTCAAAATATCCCGGGTTTGATGGCAATTGTTACAGGGCTTGGTGCAGGTATGTTCGTCCTGATTATGTTGCATACCGGTATAATTGGTATTATTGGGGCAGTTCTTGGTGGACTGCTGGCTCATGATTAA
- the sfsA gene encoding DNA/RNA nuclease SfsA, which produces MYMVESEKQVMYVGWDVEAVFISRPNRFVAIVDILLPDVQNVAVHVHDPGRLVDLLYRGNRLLLKKATNPGRKTEWDLIAAKKGNEWILVNSAYHRKIAEWVLSDPDISPLGQVDSIFPEQKIGDSRLDFLVLKRDKRIWVEVKGCTFVRDEIALFPDAPTTRGKRHLDELTLAKKNGDNAAVLFLVFRADAKYFSPNRLMDPGFYGSYQKAKNAGVDFYPLLFNYREGNIYFNKTLLSHEI; this is translated from the coding sequence ATGTATATGGTTGAATCAGAAAAACAGGTAATGTATGTTGGTTGGGATGTCGAAGCCGTCTTCATCAGCCGTCCCAATCGATTTGTTGCGATTGTAGATATTCTGTTACCTGATGTGCAAAATGTGGCGGTTCATGTACATGACCCTGGACGACTGGTAGATTTGCTTTACAGGGGAAACCGCTTATTACTGAAAAAGGCTACAAATCCCGGTCGCAAAACAGAGTGGGATCTCATTGCTGCAAAAAAGGGTAATGAATGGATACTTGTCAACTCTGCATATCACCGCAAGATTGCCGAATGGGTATTATCAGATCCTGATATTAGTCCCCTGGGGCAGGTGGATTCAATTTTTCCTGAGCAAAAAATTGGTGATAGCAGACTGGATTTTCTTGTTTTAAAAAGAGACAAACGTATTTGGGTGGAAGTTAAAGGTTGCACCTTTGTTAGGGATGAAATAGCCCTTTTTCCAGATGCTCCTACAACAAGGGGTAAACGCCACCTTGATGAACTTACACTGGCAAAGAAGAATGGGGATAATGCAGCGGTTCTATTTCTGGTTTTCAGGGCCGATGCAAAATATTTTTCTCCTAATCGGCTAATGGATCCGGGATTCTACGGGTCATATCAAAAGGCCAAAAATGCAGGAGTAGATTTTTATCCACTTCTGTTTAACTACCGGGAAGGGAATATTTATTTTAATAAAACACTTCTTTCACATGAAATCTGA
- a CDS encoding ABC transporter ATP-binding protein, whose translation MDKNIIEYRDLSIIHSHQKVLENFNLTIKKGEKLLIRGKSGTGKSTLFLCLLGLIRPSKGDVYFDNLPVNGNSVSFVRTKVAYVPQDVDVGRDSVNEFFDTIFSYNAVGFSPSFEKIHRLFEWFELDVSILKKEFKSLSGGEKQRIVLILSLLLERNVFLLDEPTSSLDSSLKSKVVDYFVNDPSLTVIVISHDPQWEREGLRVVDIPNI comes from the coding sequence ATGGATAAAAATATTATTGAATACAGGGACCTTAGCATTATTCATTCGCATCAGAAGGTTCTGGAGAATTTCAATCTTACAATAAAAAAAGGTGAAAAACTTCTAATCAGGGGGAAATCCGGGACCGGTAAATCCACCCTTTTTTTGTGTCTTCTGGGATTGATACGTCCTTCAAAAGGGGATGTTTATTTTGATAATTTGCCGGTAAATGGTAATTCTGTTTCTTTTGTGCGTACAAAAGTAGCCTATGTTCCCCAGGATGTTGATGTTGGAAGGGATAGTGTAAACGAGTTCTTTGACACTATTTTCTCCTATAATGCCGTTGGTTTTTCTCCGTCTTTTGAAAAAATTCATAGATTGTTTGAATGGTTTGAACTTGATGTTTCCATTCTCAAAAAAGAATTCAAATCTCTCTCAGGAGGGGAAAAACAGCGTATTGTACTTATTTTGTCTCTACTTCTGGAAAGAAATGTGTTTTTGCTTGATGAACCCACTTCTTCCCTCGATTCTTCATTAAAGTCAAAGGTAGTTGACTATTTTGTCAATGACCCTTCATTAACGGTAATTGTCATTTCACACGATCCTCAGTGGGAAAGAGAAGGTTTGCGTGTTGTGGATATTCCAAACATATGA
- a CDS encoding ABC transporter permease: MAEINLIQNIGVSGFIFCALLLILPFMVSYYFKLGIIKKSVIIVSRMSFQLFLIGLLLTVVFDINNPLINVLWIFVMLFFATYTILEGTDFKTGPFLPTMLILFSIANILVLFYFTGFIIKLDDIFEARYLIPIAGMLMGNSLRANIVALNDFYHDVKNNEQRYLYRLCVGASRKEALFPYMQRSMLSSLKPTLANMATMGIVFLPGMMTGQILGGVNPILAIKYQITIMVAIFVTTVLGVLVCVIVVVEKGFDDYDLMVEDIKKV; encoded by the coding sequence ATGGCAGAAATTAATTTAATTCAAAATATCGGTGTTTCCGGATTCATATTCTGTGCCTTGTTGCTTATTCTTCCCTTTATGGTAAGTTATTATTTCAAATTGGGTATCATAAAGAAAAGTGTCATTATCGTATCCAGGATGTCTTTCCAGTTATTCCTGATAGGTCTTCTGCTTACCGTAGTTTTTGATATAAATAATCCGCTTATTAACGTTTTATGGATATTTGTAATGCTGTTCTTTGCCACATATACCATACTTGAAGGAACGGATTTCAAGACAGGACCTTTTCTTCCCACAATGCTAATCCTTTTTTCAATTGCAAACATACTGGTTCTGTTTTATTTTACCGGTTTTATCATAAAACTTGATGATATCTTTGAGGCTCGCTACCTCATACCCATTGCAGGTATGCTTATGGGTAACTCCTTGCGTGCAAATATTGTTGCATTGAACGATTTTTATCATGATGTAAAGAACAATGAGCAACGTTACCTGTACAGGCTTTGTGTTGGTGCCTCCAGGAAAGAAGCCTTATTTCCCTATATGCAAAGGAGCATGCTATCTTCTCTCAAACCAACTCTTGCCAACATGGCAACTATGGGTATAGTATTCCTGCCGGGCATGATGACCGGTCAGATATTGGGGGGAGTGAATCCCATACTAGCTATCAAGTACCAGATAACCATAATGGTAGCTATTTTTGTAACTACTGTATTGGGTGTCCTGGTTTGTGTGATTGTAGTTGTGGAGAAAGGCTTTGATGATTATGACCTGATGGTCGAGGACATAAAAAAAGTATAA
- a CDS encoding PHP domain-containing protein, whose translation MIIDMHTHSFYSDGTLSPEELVKEASEVGLKSICLTDHDTLDGVLSVDDTTSRYGIELIPGVELTTRYAGMEFHILGMGIDVGNTKLKTVLAKMAGERFERAKEISSLLGEHGWEVDVSSLSYSKGTVTTHDIAKAVTNREISAFDFHNEWLSSDSPCVVGTSSMPVKDAISMIQKAGGKAVCAHLLRTLGEHGQVDNLLKIASDMVDMGIDGFETFYGQSRMLNVSVMNSIADRYGLLKTGGSDYHGPGHKGRCPLGQYYSYGFGYDQEKVLQSVRVRPLLSCIP comes from the coding sequence ATGATTATTGACATGCATACACATTCTTTCTATTCCGATGGTACACTTTCACCTGAAGAGCTGGTTAAGGAAGCTTCTGAAGTGGGACTGAAGTCTATATGTCTTACGGATCATGATACACTGGATGGTGTTCTTTCTGTTGATGACACTACGTCAAGATATGGTATTGAATTAATTCCGGGAGTGGAATTGACAACCAGATATGCGGGAATGGAGTTTCATATACTGGGTATGGGCATTGATGTTGGGAATACCAAATTAAAAACTGTGCTTGCAAAGATGGCTGGTGAAAGATTTGAGAGGGCAAAAGAGATATCCTCTCTTCTGGGAGAGCATGGTTGGGAAGTCGATGTATCTTCCCTTTCCTATTCAAAAGGTACGGTTACCACACATGATATTGCAAAAGCGGTCACAAACAGGGAGATTTCAGCGTTTGATTTTCATAATGAATGGCTAAGTTCGGATTCCCCATGTGTTGTGGGTACTTCTTCGATGCCTGTTAAAGATGCTATTTCTATGATACAAAAGGCAGGTGGCAAAGCAGTCTGTGCTCATCTTCTGAGAACACTTGGAGAACACGGTCAGGTTGATAATCTTTTGAAAATCGCTTCAGATATGGTCGATATGGGTATTGATGGATTTGAAACATTCTACGGGCAAAGCCGCATGTTGAATGTATCTGTAATGAATTCAATAGCTGATCGCTATGGTCTTTTAAAAACAGGTGGTTCGGATTATCATGGACCAGGTCATAAAGGCAGATGCCCTCTTGGTCAGTATTACTCTTATGGGTTTGGTTATGATCAGGAGAAAGTGTTGCAGAGTGTCCGGGTAAGACCACTGCTTTCCTGTATCCCATAA
- a CDS encoding TIGR00295 family protein, translating to MISYRDAILLLKNEGCSEKVIQHCIEVSRASEEIAVRLQKRGYDVDIELVRIGGLLHDIGRGTTHGIMHADAGSRRATELGLDEKLIDIIKNHIGAGIPEDEAKEMGLPPQDYIPLSMEEKVVAHADNLVKGTKRISTEERINRMKKKGVGKEAIERVHALAEELGIRQL from the coding sequence ATGATCTCTTACAGGGATGCAATACTGTTACTCAAAAACGAAGGGTGCTCCGAAAAAGTAATCCAGCACTGCATTGAAGTATCAAGGGCATCCGAAGAGATTGCAGTAAGGCTTCAAAAAAGGGGCTATGATGTCGATATCGAACTCGTCAGAATCGGCGGGCTTTTACATGATATCGGAAGAGGTACCACACACGGCATCATGCATGCAGATGCCGGTAGCCGGCGTGCTACTGAACTGGGCCTTGATGAAAAACTAATAGATATTATAAAGAACCATATTGGTGCAGGTATCCCTGAGGATGAAGCAAAAGAAATGGGACTTCCGCCACAGGATTATATACCCCTCTCCATGGAAGAAAAAGTAGTTGCTCATGCGGATAATCTTGTGAAGGGAACAAAACGCATATCCACAGAGGAACGCATCAACCGAATGAAGAAAAAAGGTGTCGGCAAAGAGGCCATAGAAAGAGTCCATGCCCTTGCCGAAGAACTTGGAATAAGGCAACTTTAA
- a CDS encoding transcription factor, producing MIDLNDPVVRGYLIQLLGEEGITMIENMPEGEVTDEEIAEATGVLLNIVRRNLFIMNENKLAICRRERDSSSGWLTYLWQLDLDDIDTQLTKEKKKLVKNLQARLDFEEDNVFYVCPEGCIRILFNNAADCHFLCPVCGEDLTFQENTEMVDTLKERLTALQES from the coding sequence TTGATAGATTTAAATGACCCTGTAGTACGAGGATACCTGATACAGCTGCTTGGAGAAGAAGGAATCACAATGATTGAGAACATGCCCGAAGGTGAAGTCACCGACGAGGAAATAGCAGAAGCTACGGGCGTGTTATTGAATATTGTTCGAAGAAACCTATTCATAATGAACGAGAATAAACTCGCTATATGTCGCCGTGAAAGGGATTCTAGCAGCGGCTGGCTGACATACCTGTGGCAACTTGACCTGGATGACATTGACACCCAGCTGACAAAAGAGAAGAAAAAACTCGTTAAGAACCTTCAGGCCCGCCTGGATTTTGAAGAGGATAACGTCTTTTACGTCTGCCCGGAAGGATGCATAAGGATCCTGTTCAACAATGCAGCTGACTGCCATTTTCTTTGTCCGGTATGTGGGGAAGACCTGACCTTCCAGGAAAATACGGAAATGGTTGATACACTCAAAGAAAGACTTACTGCCTTGCAGGAAAGTTGA